From one Gossypium hirsutum isolate 1008001.06 chromosome D08, Gossypium_hirsutum_v2.1, whole genome shotgun sequence genomic stretch:
- the LOC107886413 gene encoding uncharacterized protein codes for MVRRPNDPEHSRFASLVLLLVALFSCLLVYAVVSTLLNPTVNPQDSSFESLESVAGIDFGEKKGECCRGIENLELWGAAVKWGSDFKFNSSVECCQACKAMCSGNDGPCLCDTWVFCGNKDACGSRFGECWLKKQKDTLSPDRQEAGQTVSWTSGIVFGKGEGIVEMETEYGTLHIKLFPDCAPYSVTYILELLTLRHCAGCQIYRAESRGQSWDPQGNHIKDASYGPPFALIQGILEAQGTPFKKIPMEACPTIRRGSVAWIGSGPEFFISLANHEEWKNSYTIFGSVLSEDMEIAEKIAQLPTKSDVWNNINVSVLQRPIPLVMRRMKKSLGDVNTNMKSE; via the exons ATGGTTCGTAGGCCAAACGACCCGGAACACTCCCGTTTCGCCTCTCTCGTCCTCCTCTTGGTGGCTCTGTTCTCCTGTCTTCTGGTCTATGCGGTTGTTTCCACACTATTGAACCCCACCGTAAATCCTCAGGATTCCAGCTTTGAGTCTTTGGAATCGGTGGCGGGTATTGATTTTGGGGAAAAGAAGGGCGAGTGTTGCAGAGGCATTGAGAATTTGGAGCTGTGGGGTGCAGCTGTGAAGTGGGGGTCTGACTTCAAGTTTAATTCCTCTGTGGAATGTTGCCAGGCTTGTAAGGCCATGTGTAGTGGCAATGACGGGCCTTGCTTGTGCGATACTTGGGTCTTCTGTGGGAACAAGGATGCCTGTGGGTCGAGATTTGGAGAG TGTTGGTTGAAGAAACAAAAAGATACTTTGTCCCCCGATAGGCAAGAGGCAGGTCAAACGGTTAGTTGGACATCCGGGATCGTATTCGGGAAAGGAGAG GGTATTGTTGAGATGGAAACAGAATATGGTACTCTTCATATAAAG CTTTTCCCAGACTGTGCTCCATATTCTGTGACCTACATTCTCGAGTTGTTGACATTGCGCCATTGTGCGGGTTGCCAAATATATCGTGCAGAAAGCCGAGGACAATCTTGGGATCCACAAGGAAATCACATAAAAGAT GCTTCTTATGGTCCACCATTCGCGCTGATCCAAGGAATTCTTGAAGCCCAAGGAACCCCATTCAAAAAGATACCGATGGAGGCTTGCCCTACCATAAGAAGGGGATCAGTTGCCTGGATTGGCTCTGGTCCAGAGTTCTTTATAAGCCTGGCGAACCACGAAGAATGGAAGAATTCATACACTATATTCGGTTCTGTTCTTTCTGAAGACATGGAGATTGCGGAGAAAATCGCACAACTCCCAACCAAATCTGATGTTTGGAACAACATTAACGTATCGGTGTTACAAAGGCCCATTCCGTTGGTTATGAGAAGAATGAAGAAGAGTCTTGGAGATGTTAACACAAATATGAAATCAGAATGA
- the LOC107886412 gene encoding DNA repair endonuclease UVH1 isoform X1 — protein sequence MVLKFHEQIVSDLLEDTNGGLVVLSSGLSLPKLLSSFISFHSRSSGSLLLLHPPQLSSSLKSLLLSLSPDLPLSEITADLPSSNRLSLYSSNRILILSPRILIVDLLTQKAQTSLISGIVFLNAHSLSESSTESFIVRIIKTFNKNASVYAFSDKPLSMVSGFAKTERTMKSLFIRKLHLWPRFQVNVSEELERNPPEVVDIRVPMTKCMLGIQKAIVEVMDSCLKEMRKTNKVDVEDLTVENGLFKSFDEIVRRQLDPIWHTLGKKTKQLVSDLKTLRKLLDYLVRYDAVSYLKYLDTLRVSESFRSVWIFAESSYKVFDYAKKRVYRFAKSDDTKISTPSKNLARKKRKLKEDDNNNDEVAIAGTSSTSTSNGVVLQEVLEESPKWKVLREVLEEIEEERKKQASSGEPLLDVEEEYNSIILVACKDECSCMQLEDCITNGSQKVMRDEWQKYLLSKVELRGVQTPQKKKPKAPKGYGILDGIVAVTPARNAEVSSACKQENDALLAAAAEIKRNQAKKEKDAAKDPEPQVGSRGHGKGKGRGRTRQGHARNKDGSNNTELANGDRPEVYGSENEGQINEINPTVIVDGVSGKNIDNDRKADNPKQLPPVHFHALEREQPILDVLKPSVIIVYHPDMTFVREIEVYKAENPGKKVKVYFLFYDASTEVQKFEASIRRENGAFESLIRQKSMMMIPVDQNDFCLGLNSSLEIQGSSSQNSITRKAGGRKDAEKEMQVIVDMREFMSSLPNVLHQKGMRIIPVTLEVGDYVLSPLICVERKSIQDLFMSFTSGRLYHQVETMVRYYRIPVLLIEFSQDKSFSFQSASDIGDDVTPTNIISKLSLLVLHFPRLRIIWSRSLHATADIFASLKANQDEPDETKAMRVGVPSEEGIIENDVRAENYNTSAVEFLRRLPGVTDSNYRTIMDGCQSLAELALLPIEKLAELMGGRKAAQTLRDFLDAKYPTLL from the exons ATGGTCCTAAAATTCCATGAACAAATAGTCTCCGACCTCCTCGAAGACACAAATGGCGGCCTCGTAGTCCTTTCCTCCGGCCTTTCCCTCCCAAAACTCCTCTCTTCTTTCATCTCTTTTCACTCCCGATCCAGCGGCTCTCTCCTCCTTCTCCACCCGCCTCAACTCTCCTCCTCCCTCAAATCCCTCCTCCTTTCCCTTTCCCCTGACCTCCCTCTCTCCGAGATAACCGCCGATCTCCCTTCCTCTAACCGCCTCTCCCTCTACTCCTCCAACCGTATCCTCATCCTCTCCCCTCGTATCCTCATTGTTGACCTCTTAACCCAAAAGGCCCAAACTTCCTTAATTTCCGGTATCGTTTTCCTTAACGCTCATTCGCTTTCCGAAAGCTCAACTGAATCTTTCATTGTCAGAATCATCAAGACTTTCAACAAAAATGCTTCTGTTTACGCGTTTTCAGACAAGCCTCTCTCTATGGTTTCTGGGTTCGCGAAAACGGAGAGGACGATGAAGAGTTTGTTCATCAGGAAGCTTCATCTTTGGCCGAGGTTTCAAGTGAATGTTTCGGAGGAATTGGAGAGGAATCCGCCGGAAGTGGTGGATATAAGGGTGCCGATGACTAAATGCATGTTGGGGATTCAAAAAGCCATTGTGGAAGTTATGGATTCTTGCTTGAAGGAAATGAGGAAAACTAATAAGGTTGATGTGGAGGATCTAACGGTGGAGAATGGGTTGTTTAAGTCATTTGATGAGATTGTGAGGAGGCAATTGGATCCCATTTGGCATACTTTGGGGAAGAAGACGAAACAACTCGTTTCGGATTTGAAAACTTTGAGGAAGTTGTTGGATTATCTTGTTAG GTATGATGCAGTAAGTTATCTAAAGTATTTGGATACTCTTCGAGTGTCAGAGAGTTTTCGATCCGTTTGGATATTCGCAGAGTCCAGTTATAAGGTATTTGACTATGCAAAGAAGCGTGTTTATCGTTTTGCAAAGTCTGATGATACCAAAATTAGTACGCCTAGCAAGAACTTGGctagaaaaaagagaaaattgaaggaAGATGACAACAATAATGATGAAG TAGCAATTGCTGGTACTTCATCTACAAGTACAAGTAACGGAGTGGTTCTTCAAGAAGTTTTGGAAGAGTCTCCAAAGTGGAAGGTGTTACGT gaGGTCCTTGAAGAGATagaagaggaaagaaaaaagCAAGCATCATCGGGAGAACCATTGTTGGATGTTGAAGAGGaatataatagtattattttagTGGCATGCAAAGATGAGTGCTCGTGCATGCAACTTGAAGATTGCATTACTAATGGCTCACAAAAG GTCATGAGGGATGAATGGCAAAAGTACCTCCTAAGCAAAGTTGAACTTCGTGGTGTGCAAACTCCTCAGAAGAAAAAACCCAAAGCTCCTAAAGGTTATGGGATTCTTGATGGTATTGTTGCTGTAACACCTGCCCGGAATGCCGAAGTTAGCAGTGCATGCAAGCAGGAAAATGATGCATTATTAGCTGCAGCAGCAGAGATAAAAAGAAACCAAGCTAAGAAGGAAAAGGATGCTGCAAAAGATCCTGAACCTCAAGTTGGCAGCAGAGGACATGGGAAAGGGAAGGGAAGAGGAAGGACTAGACAAGGCCATGCTAGGAATAAAGATGGCTCCAATAATACTGAGCTAGCAAACGGTGATAGACCTGAAGTTTATGGGTCAGAAAATGAAGGCCAAATAAATGAAATCAACCCTACTGTAATTGTTGATGGGGTTTCTGGGAAGAATATTGACAATGATAGAAAAGCGGACAACCCTAAGCAGTTACCACCAGTTCACTTTCATGCTTTGGAGAGAGAGCAGCCTATATTAGATGTTTTAAAGCCATCTGTAATTATTGTTTACCATCCAGATATGACTTTTGTTAGGGAGATTGAAGTCTACAAAGCTGAGAATCCTGGAAAAAAGGTGAAGgtctattttcttttctatgaTGCTTCTACTGAAGTCCAAAAGTTTGAAGCAAGCATCCGTAGAGAAAATGGAGCATTTGAATCTTTGATCAGGCAGAAATCAATGATGATGATCCCAGTTGATCAG AACGATTTCTGCCTTGGTTTAAATTCTTCATTGGAGATACAAGGTTCAAGTTCCCAGAACTCAATCACCAGAAAGGCTGGGGGAAGAAAGGATGCTGAGAAGGAAATGCAG GTAATAGTGGACATGAGAGAGTTCATGAGTAGTCTTCCGAATGTCCTTCATCAGAAGGGCATGCGTATAATCCCAGTAACCTTAGAAGTTGGTGATTATGTTCTCTCACCACTTATTTGCGTTGAAAGGAAAAGCATTCAAGATCTTTTTATGAGTTTCACATCAGGTCGTCTTTACCACCAAGTGGAAACTATGGTTCGTTATTACCGAATACCGGTTCTTCTAATTGAGTTTTCACAAGACAAAAGCTTTTCATTTCAG TCTGCAAGTGATATTGGTGATGATGTAACACCAACTAATATCATATCCAAACTGTCATTACTTGTTCTGCATTTTCCCCGCCTACGAATCATCTGGTCTCGGAGCTTACATGCAACTGCTGATATATTTGCTTCTCTTAAGGCAAATCAGGATGAACCCGATGAGACAAAGGCAATGAGAGTTGGTGTACCCTCAGAAGAGGGTATCATAGAAAATGATGTTAG AGCTGAAAACTACAATACATCAGCTGTTGAGTTTTTGAGACGACTCCCAGGAGTAACAGATTCCAACTACAGGACTATAATGGATGGATGTCAAAGCTTGGCTGAACTTGCACTTCTTCCTATAGAGAAGCTAGCTGAACTAATGGGTGGTCGAAAAGCTGCCCAGACATTAAGAGATTTCCTCGATGCTAAGTATCCAACCTTGTTGTGA
- the LOC107886412 gene encoding DNA repair endonuclease UVH1 isoform X2 — MVLKFHEQIVSDLLEDTNGGLVVLSSGLSLPKLLSSFISFHSRSSGSLLLLHPPQLSSSLKSLLLSLSPDLPLSEITADLPSSNRLSLYSSNRILILSPRILIVDLLTQKAQTSLISGIVFLNAHSLSESSTESFIVRIIKTFNKNASVYAFSDKPLSMVSGFAKTERTMKSLFIRKLHLWPRFQVNVSEELERNPPEVVDIRVPMTKCMLGIQKAIVEVMDSCLKEMRKTNKVDVEDLTVENGLFKSFDEIVRRQLDPIWHTLGKKTKQLVSDLKTLRKLLDYLVRYDAVSYLKYLDTLRVSESFRSVWIFAESSYKVFDYAKKRVYRFAKSDDTKISTPSKNLARKKRKLKEDDNNNDEAIAGTSSTSTSNGVVLQEVLEESPKWKVLREVLEEIEEERKKQASSGEPLLDVEEEYNSIILVACKDECSCMQLEDCITNGSQKVMRDEWQKYLLSKVELRGVQTPQKKKPKAPKGYGILDGIVAVTPARNAEVSSACKQENDALLAAAAEIKRNQAKKEKDAAKDPEPQVGSRGHGKGKGRGRTRQGHARNKDGSNNTELANGDRPEVYGSENEGQINEINPTVIVDGVSGKNIDNDRKADNPKQLPPVHFHALEREQPILDVLKPSVIIVYHPDMTFVREIEVYKAENPGKKVKVYFLFYDASTEVQKFEASIRRENGAFESLIRQKSMMMIPVDQNDFCLGLNSSLEIQGSSSQNSITRKAGGRKDAEKEMQVIVDMREFMSSLPNVLHQKGMRIIPVTLEVGDYVLSPLICVERKSIQDLFMSFTSGRLYHQVETMVRYYRIPVLLIEFSQDKSFSFQSASDIGDDVTPTNIISKLSLLVLHFPRLRIIWSRSLHATADIFASLKANQDEPDETKAMRVGVPSEEGIIENDVRAENYNTSAVEFLRRLPGVTDSNYRTIMDGCQSLAELALLPIEKLAELMGGRKAAQTLRDFLDAKYPTLL; from the exons ATGGTCCTAAAATTCCATGAACAAATAGTCTCCGACCTCCTCGAAGACACAAATGGCGGCCTCGTAGTCCTTTCCTCCGGCCTTTCCCTCCCAAAACTCCTCTCTTCTTTCATCTCTTTTCACTCCCGATCCAGCGGCTCTCTCCTCCTTCTCCACCCGCCTCAACTCTCCTCCTCCCTCAAATCCCTCCTCCTTTCCCTTTCCCCTGACCTCCCTCTCTCCGAGATAACCGCCGATCTCCCTTCCTCTAACCGCCTCTCCCTCTACTCCTCCAACCGTATCCTCATCCTCTCCCCTCGTATCCTCATTGTTGACCTCTTAACCCAAAAGGCCCAAACTTCCTTAATTTCCGGTATCGTTTTCCTTAACGCTCATTCGCTTTCCGAAAGCTCAACTGAATCTTTCATTGTCAGAATCATCAAGACTTTCAACAAAAATGCTTCTGTTTACGCGTTTTCAGACAAGCCTCTCTCTATGGTTTCTGGGTTCGCGAAAACGGAGAGGACGATGAAGAGTTTGTTCATCAGGAAGCTTCATCTTTGGCCGAGGTTTCAAGTGAATGTTTCGGAGGAATTGGAGAGGAATCCGCCGGAAGTGGTGGATATAAGGGTGCCGATGACTAAATGCATGTTGGGGATTCAAAAAGCCATTGTGGAAGTTATGGATTCTTGCTTGAAGGAAATGAGGAAAACTAATAAGGTTGATGTGGAGGATCTAACGGTGGAGAATGGGTTGTTTAAGTCATTTGATGAGATTGTGAGGAGGCAATTGGATCCCATTTGGCATACTTTGGGGAAGAAGACGAAACAACTCGTTTCGGATTTGAAAACTTTGAGGAAGTTGTTGGATTATCTTGTTAG GTATGATGCAGTAAGTTATCTAAAGTATTTGGATACTCTTCGAGTGTCAGAGAGTTTTCGATCCGTTTGGATATTCGCAGAGTCCAGTTATAAGGTATTTGACTATGCAAAGAAGCGTGTTTATCGTTTTGCAAAGTCTGATGATACCAAAATTAGTACGCCTAGCAAGAACTTGGctagaaaaaagagaaaattgaaggaAGATGACAACAATAATGATGAAG CAATTGCTGGTACTTCATCTACAAGTACAAGTAACGGAGTGGTTCTTCAAGAAGTTTTGGAAGAGTCTCCAAAGTGGAAGGTGTTACGT gaGGTCCTTGAAGAGATagaagaggaaagaaaaaagCAAGCATCATCGGGAGAACCATTGTTGGATGTTGAAGAGGaatataatagtattattttagTGGCATGCAAAGATGAGTGCTCGTGCATGCAACTTGAAGATTGCATTACTAATGGCTCACAAAAG GTCATGAGGGATGAATGGCAAAAGTACCTCCTAAGCAAAGTTGAACTTCGTGGTGTGCAAACTCCTCAGAAGAAAAAACCCAAAGCTCCTAAAGGTTATGGGATTCTTGATGGTATTGTTGCTGTAACACCTGCCCGGAATGCCGAAGTTAGCAGTGCATGCAAGCAGGAAAATGATGCATTATTAGCTGCAGCAGCAGAGATAAAAAGAAACCAAGCTAAGAAGGAAAAGGATGCTGCAAAAGATCCTGAACCTCAAGTTGGCAGCAGAGGACATGGGAAAGGGAAGGGAAGAGGAAGGACTAGACAAGGCCATGCTAGGAATAAAGATGGCTCCAATAATACTGAGCTAGCAAACGGTGATAGACCTGAAGTTTATGGGTCAGAAAATGAAGGCCAAATAAATGAAATCAACCCTACTGTAATTGTTGATGGGGTTTCTGGGAAGAATATTGACAATGATAGAAAAGCGGACAACCCTAAGCAGTTACCACCAGTTCACTTTCATGCTTTGGAGAGAGAGCAGCCTATATTAGATGTTTTAAAGCCATCTGTAATTATTGTTTACCATCCAGATATGACTTTTGTTAGGGAGATTGAAGTCTACAAAGCTGAGAATCCTGGAAAAAAGGTGAAGgtctattttcttttctatgaTGCTTCTACTGAAGTCCAAAAGTTTGAAGCAAGCATCCGTAGAGAAAATGGAGCATTTGAATCTTTGATCAGGCAGAAATCAATGATGATGATCCCAGTTGATCAG AACGATTTCTGCCTTGGTTTAAATTCTTCATTGGAGATACAAGGTTCAAGTTCCCAGAACTCAATCACCAGAAAGGCTGGGGGAAGAAAGGATGCTGAGAAGGAAATGCAG GTAATAGTGGACATGAGAGAGTTCATGAGTAGTCTTCCGAATGTCCTTCATCAGAAGGGCATGCGTATAATCCCAGTAACCTTAGAAGTTGGTGATTATGTTCTCTCACCACTTATTTGCGTTGAAAGGAAAAGCATTCAAGATCTTTTTATGAGTTTCACATCAGGTCGTCTTTACCACCAAGTGGAAACTATGGTTCGTTATTACCGAATACCGGTTCTTCTAATTGAGTTTTCACAAGACAAAAGCTTTTCATTTCAG TCTGCAAGTGATATTGGTGATGATGTAACACCAACTAATATCATATCCAAACTGTCATTACTTGTTCTGCATTTTCCCCGCCTACGAATCATCTGGTCTCGGAGCTTACATGCAACTGCTGATATATTTGCTTCTCTTAAGGCAAATCAGGATGAACCCGATGAGACAAAGGCAATGAGAGTTGGTGTACCCTCAGAAGAGGGTATCATAGAAAATGATGTTAG AGCTGAAAACTACAATACATCAGCTGTTGAGTTTTTGAGACGACTCCCAGGAGTAACAGATTCCAACTACAGGACTATAATGGATGGATGTCAAAGCTTGGCTGAACTTGCACTTCTTCCTATAGAGAAGCTAGCTGAACTAATGGGTGGTCGAAAAGCTGCCCAGACATTAAGAGATTTCCTCGATGCTAAGTATCCAACCTTGTTGTGA